In Citrus sinensis cultivar Valencia sweet orange chromosome 2, DVS_A1.0, whole genome shotgun sequence, a single genomic region encodes these proteins:
- the LOC102609143 gene encoding tropinone reductase-like 3: MEKMKMAKRFQGKVAIVTASTQGIGFGIAERLGLEGASVVVSSRKQKNVDEAVVKLKARGIEVIGVVCHVSNGQQRKYLINQTIEKFGKIDVVVSNAAANPSVDSILQTKESVLVKLWDINVKSSILLLQDAAPHLQKGSSVVLISSIAGYQPQSSMAMYGVTKTALLGLTKALAAEMAPDTRVNCVAPGFVPTHFAEYITSNDGVRQTIEQNTLLNRLGTTRDMAAAAAFLASDDASYITGETLVVAGGMPSRL; encoded by the exons AtggagaagatgaagatggcAAAAAGATTCCAAGGGAAGGTGGCGATCGTAACGGCTTCGACTCAGGGCATTGGCTTCGGCATCGCTGAGCGGCTCGGCTTGGAAGGCGCCTCCGTGGTTGTCTCTTCACGAAAGCAG AAAAATGTGGATGAAGCAGTTGTCAAACTCAAAGCTCGAGGAATCGAAGTTATTGGAGTTGTTTGTCATGTGTCAAATGGACAACAGAGAAAGTATCTCATAAACCAAACTATTGAG aaatttggaaaaatagaTGTGGTTGTTTCAAATGCTGCTGCCAATCCCTCTGTTGATTCCATCCTGCAAACCAAAGAATCAGTTCTCGTCAAGTTATGGGATATCAATGTTAAATCCAGTATACTTCTTCTACAG GATGCTGCTCCTCACTTGCAGAAGGGTTCTTCAGTTGTTTTGATTTCCTCTATAGCTGGCTATCAGCCACAGTCATCTATGGCCATGTATGGAGTCACTAAGACGGCTTTGTTAGGTTTGACCAAG GCTCTTGCAGCTGAAATGGCTCCAGATACTCGTGTCAATTGTGTTGCTCCTGGTTTTGTACCAACACACTTTGCTGAGTACATCACAAGTAATGATGGCGTT AGACAGACAATTGAGCAGAACACTTTGCTCAATAGACTTGGTACCACAAGAGATATGGCTGCCGCTGCTGCTTTTCTGGCATCTGATGATGCTTCTTACATTACTGGAGAAACTCTGGTGGTAGCTGGAGGAATGCCCTCCCGACTGTAG
- the LOC107175443 gene encoding RPM1-interacting protein 4-like codes for MAKNSRVPKFGDWDNDNIPYTTFFENARKEKAGVRMNPNDPEENPEAFMRMRGILGRGTDGDCQPVRASRHVGSYKSKSTEKRHIEEQMDMGHNPRGRNTFDHQRSRSRKSTMSEFSSDKSSSVSDNSLPQPSPRRLKSDKKNGLGEGSNSYTPSLPPGHSRQRSGNYLSDEHYHRAASVPKFGAWDETDPTSGEGFTVIFNKVKEEKQIASTQFSVVPEQTSNYSDGQRSNEGSWFRSKICCCLFSRGRNR; via the exons ATGGCT AAGAACTCCCGTGTCCCAAAATTCGGCGACTGGGATAATGATAATATACCTTACACAACCTTCTTTGAGAATGCACGCAAAGAGAAAGCCGGAGTGAGAATGAACCCAAATGATCCGGAGGAGAATCCAGAGGCCTTTATGCGGATGAGGGGGATACTAGGCCGGGGAACCGACGGTGATTGCCAACCAGTTCGGGCTTCTCGCCATGTTGGTTCTTATAAGTCCAAATCAACAGAAAAGCGCCACATTGAAGAACAAATGGACATGGGGCATAACCCTCGAGGGAGAAACACTTTTGATCACCAAAGGAGTAGGAGCCGAAAGAGCACAATGTCAGAATTCAGCAGTGATAAAAGCAGCTCTGTCTCTGATAATTCACTTCCACAGCCAAGTCCCCGACGTTTAAAATCTGATAAAAAGAATGGTCTTGGTGAAGGAAGTAATAGCTACACTCCATCGCTACCACCCGGTCACTCTAGACAGAGAAGTGGGAATTATCTATCTGATGAACAT TATCACAGAGCAGCTTCGGTACCCAAATTTGGAGCTTGGGATGAAACTGACCCGACATCAGGTGAAGGTTTTACTGTAATATTCAACAAAGTGAAGGAGGAGAAACAAATTGCATCCACCCAATTCTCAGTCGTGCCAGAACAAACAAGCAATTATTCAGATGGTCAGAGAAGTAACGAAGGTTCTTGGTTTAGATCAAAG ATATGTTGCTGCCTATTTTCACGGGGAAGAAATCGGTGA
- the LOC102609432 gene encoding short-chain dehydrogenase/reductase SDRA: protein MEKVNMAKRFQGKVAVVTASTQGIGLGVAERLGLEGASVVISSRKQKNVDKAVEKLKALGIEVIGIICHVSNEQHRKNLIDKTVEKYGRIDVFVLNAAVNPSAADLLKTKESVLDKLWEINVKSSILLMQDAAPHMQKGSSVVFISSIAGYQPPSAMAMYGVTKTALLGLTKALAAEMAPDTRVNCVAPGFVPTHFAQALLGNDAVRKALEGKTLLNRLGTTGNMAAAIAFLASDDASYITGETLVVAGGMASRL from the exons ATGGAGAAGGTGAACATGGCAAAAAGATTCCAAGGGAAGGTTGCGGTCGTGACGGCTTCGACTCAAGGCATTGGCTTAGGCGTCGCTGAAAGACTCGGTTTGGAAGGCGCCTCTGTTGTTATCTCCTCTAGAAAGCAG AAAAATGTGGACAAAGCAGTTGAGAAACTCAAAGCTCTAGGAATCGAGGTTATTGGAATTATTTGTCATGTATCAAACGAACAACATAGGAAGAATCTCATAGACAAAACTGTTGAG AAATATGGAAGAATAGATGTGTTTGTTTTAAATGCTGCTGTCAATCCCTCTGCTGCTGATCTTCTGAAAACCAAAGAATCTGTACTGGACAAGTTATGGGAAATCAATGTCAAATCCAGTATACTTCTTATGCAG GATGCTGCACCTCACATGCAGAAGGGTTCTTCAGTCGTTTTCATTTCCTCCATAGCTGGTTATCAACCACCGTCAGCCATGGCTATGTATGGAGTGACTAAGACAGCCCTGTTAGGTTTGACTAAG GCCCTCGCGGCTGAGATGGCCCCAGATACTCGTGTGAATTGTGTTGCTCCTGGTTTTGTGCCGACACACTTTGCTCAGGCCCTTCTAGGCAATGATGCTGTT AGAAAGGCCTTGGAGGGGAAGACTTTGCTCAATAGGCTCGGTACCACTGGAAACATGGCTGCTGCTATTGCCTTCTTGGCATCTGATGATGCCTCTTACATCACCGGAGAAACATTGGTGGTGGCCGGAGGAATGGCCTCTCGACTCTAG
- the LOC102608853 gene encoding uncharacterized membrane protein At1g16860 translates to MTTRIPSHQLSSGLYVSGRPEQLKERQPTMASRAVPYTGGDVKKSGELGKMFDIQVTDQANTKLPSRPSSSSQPNSGSVRSGSNSGPVKKTSGPLPLQPTGLITSGPIGSGPLSNRRSGQLDYSGSGSGSVKAGYGSAVTSLGEDVKVGFRVSRAVAWVVMVVVAMGVMVGAFLMVAVKKAVVLVAVAAVVGPLFIGMIWNCVWGRRGLLGFVKKYPDTELRGAIDGQYVKVTGVVTCGSIPLESSYQRVPRCVYVSTELHEYKGCGGKPANPKHRCFSWGSRHLEKYVSDFYISDFRSGLRALVKAGYGAKVAPFVKPATVVNITKGNRDLSPSFLRWLADRNLSSDDRIMRLKEGYIKEGSTVSVMGVVRRHDNVLMIVPSTEPVSTGCQWSRCLLPTYVEGLILTCEDNQDGDVVPV, encoded by the exons ATGACTACAAGAATTCCGTCGCACCAGCTCAGCAGCGGTCTGTACGtttcgggtcgacccgaacAGCTCAAAGAGCGCCAACCCACAATGGCTTCACGTGCCGTTCCGTACACCGGCGGTGACGTTAAAAAATCCGGTGAGCTGGGAAAAATGTTCGATATCCAAGTGACTGATCAGGCTAATACTAAACTTCCTTCAcgtccttcttcttcttctcaacCCAATAGCGGATCCGTTCGATCCGGCTCAAATTCGGGTCCCGTAAAGAAAACATCTGGACCCTTGCCACTACAACCAACTGGGCTCATCACCTCCGGTCCGATAGGCTCAGGACCACTGAGTAATCGGCGTTCAGGTCAGCTGGACTATTCAGGGTCGGGTTCCGGTTCGGTTAAGGCGGGGTACGGGTCGGCGGTGACTAGTCTGGGGGAAGACGTGAAAGTGGGGTTTAGGGTTTCGAGGGCGGTGGCATGGGTGGTAATGGTGGTGGTGGCGATGGGAGTGATGGTTGGGGCGTTTTTGATGGTGGCGGTTAAGAAGGCGGTGGTTTTGGTGGCTGTGGCTGCGGTGGTGGGCCCGCTTTTCATCGGTATGATTTGGAATTGTGTTTGGGGAAGGAGAGGGTTGTTGGGGTTTGTTAAGAAGTACCCTGATACCGAACTTAGAGGTGCCATTGATGGTCAGTACGTCAAGGTTACTGGG GTTGTCACCTGTGGCAGTATTCCTTTGGAGTCTTCTTACCAGAGGGTACCTAGATGTGTGTATGTTTCTACAGAATTGCATGAATATAAAGGATGCGGTGGAAAGCCTGCAAATCCTAAGCATCGCTGCTTCTCCTGGGGATCTAGACATTTGGAG AAATATGTGTCTGATTTCTACATATCAGACTTCCGGTCTGGCTTAAGAGCATTGGTAAAAGCAGGCTATGGAGCTAAGGTTGCTCCATTTGTGAAACCAGCTACTGTAGTTAATATAACCAAGGGAAACAGAGACTTGTCTCCAAGCTTTCTACGCTGGCTTGCTGATCGAAACCTCTCTAGTGATGACCGGATAATGCGCCTCAAAGAAGG CTATATCAAAGAAGGGAGCACCGTAAGTGTGATGGGGGTTGTCCGACGCCATGATAATGTTCTTATGATCGTTCCATCAACGGAGCCTGTCTCAACAGGCTGTCAGTGGAGCCGCTGCCTCCTCCCGACTTATGTTGAAGGTCTGATTTTGACCTGTGAGGATAATCAGGATGGTGATGTAGTTCCTGTGTAA
- the LOC102610333 gene encoding EH domain-containing protein 1-like isoform X2, giving the protein MKLVSLAQAGREITSDILKSGGLMENTEPPSMEGLETFVAKNKGLKMDSKPAVNGSASVQSQILSSAQWFTSKSVKKTPPSAVTSIIDGLKRLYSEKLKPLEATYRFNDFVSPFLTNSDFDAKPMVMLLGQYSTGKTTFIKHLLRCNYPGAHIGPEPTTDRFVVVMSGPDERTIPGNTIAVHADLPFSGLTTFGGAFLSKFECSQMSHPLLDQVTFVDTPGVLSGEKQRTQRTYDFTGVISWFAAKCDLILLLFDPHKLDISDEFKRVIASLRGNDDKIRVVLNKADQVDTQQLMRVYGALMWSLGKVLNTPEVVRVYIGSFNDKPINGEVVGPIGQELFEKEQDDLLMDLIDIPKKACDRQINEFVKRARAAKIHAYIISHLKKEMPTMMGKAKAQQRLIDNLEDEFAKVQREFHLPGGDFPNVEHFREVLNSYNIDKFEKLKPKMIQVVDDMLAYEIPELLKNFRNPYE; this is encoded by the exons ATGAAG CTTGTATCTCTGGCGCAAGCGGGACGTGAAATAACTTCTGATATACTTAAAAGTGGAG GCCTGATGGAGAATACTGAACCTCCATCGATGGAAGGTTTGGAAACCTTTGTAGCT AAAAATAAAGGTTTGAAAATGGATAGCAAGCCTGCTGTGAATG GGTCTGCCTCTGTCCAGtcacaaattttatcatcTGCTCAATGGTTTACATCAAAATCAGTAAAGAAG ACACCTCCAAGTGCAGTTACATCAATCATTGATGGATTGAAGAGATTGTACAGTGAGAAACTAAAGCCATTGGAAGCTACCTATCGTTTTAATGATTTTGTCTCTCCTTTTCTG ACCAATAGTGATTTTGATGCTAAACCTATGGTAATGCTTTTGGGTCAATATTCAACTGGAAAAACAACATTTATAAAGCATTTGCTGAGATGTAACTATCCAG GAGCTCACATTGGACCAGAGCCTACAACAGATAGATTCGTTGTTGTTATG TCTGGACCTGATGAAAGAACCATACCTGGGAATACAATTGCTGTTCATGCTGATCTGCCATTCAGTGGGTTGACAACTTTTGGAGGggcatttttatcaaaattcgAGTGTTCTCAAATGTCACATCCA CTACTAGATCAAGTTACATTTGTGGACACTCCTGGGGTTCTATCAGGCGAAAAACAGCGAACACAACGGACTTATGATTTCACTGGTGTTATATCATGGTTTGCAGCAAAATGTGATCtcattcttcttttgtttgatcCTCATAAACTCGACATCAGCGATGAATTCAAGCGTGTCATTGCATCTTTACGGGGTAATGATGACAAGATACGTGTTGTTCTTAATAAAGCTGACCAAGTTGATACTCAACAA CTGATGAGAGTTTATGGAGCACTGATGTGGTCTCTTGGAAAGGTCCTGAACACTCCTGAGGTTGTACGCGTTTATATTGG CTCTTTTAATGACAAACCTATTAATGGAGAGGTTGTTGGTCCAATAGGGCAAGAGCTTTTCGAGAAAGAACAAGATGACCTCCTAATGGATTTGATTGATATTCCAAAGAAAGCCTGTGATCGACAA ATCAATGAATTTGTGAAGCGAGCTAGGGCTGCTAAAATCCATGCATATATTATCAGCCATCTCAAGAAGGAGATGCCAACCATGATGGGAAAAGCTAAGGCTCAACAACGCCTAATTGATAATCTTGAAGACGAATTTGCAAAG GTTCAAAGGGAATTCCATCTACCAGGAGGAGATTTCCCAAATGTGGAGCACTTCCGTGAGGTCTTAAACAGTTACAACAttgacaaatttgaaaaactgAAACCAAAGATGATTCAGGTTGTTGACGACATGCTTGCTTATGAAATCCCAGAGTTATTGAAGAACTTCAGAAACCCCTATGAATAG
- the LOC107175444 gene encoding non-specific lipid-transfer protein-like — protein sequence MARCLLAFGLVILVLAVSASRVHAMSCSEAVTTLMPCVPFVVGSDPRPTASCCLGVKTVNDQATTKEDRRALCECLKKAGPALGAKPEKAKQLPGLCGIKVPVPIDPNIDCNKIDL from the exons atggcTCGGTGTCTATTGGCTTTCGGGTTAGTGATTCTGGTTTTGGCAGTGAGTGCAAGCCGTGTGCATGCAATGAGTTGCAGCGAGGCCGTGACAACATTGATGCCATGCGTTCCGTTCGTAGTGGGCAGCGACCCAAGACCCACAGCTTCTTGTTGTTTAGGTGTAAAGACAGTGAACGATCAGGCTACCACCAAAGAGGATCGCAGGGCTCTTTGCGAATGTTTGAAAAAGGCTGGGCCAGCTCTGGGGGCTAAGCCTGAGAAAGCTAAGCAACTCCCTGGCTTGTGCGGTATTAAAGTGCCCGTGCCTATTGACCCCAACATCGATTGCAACAA AATCGATTTATAA
- the LOC102610333 gene encoding EH domain-containing protein 2-like isoform X1, protein MEIAPSPITFCSKEHQKIYREWFDIADSDGDGRITGNDATKFLGLSKLSRQELKQIWALADSKRQGFLDLAEFVTAMKLVSLAQAGREITSDILKSGGLMENTEPPSMEGLETFVAKNKGLKMDSKPAVNGSASVQSQILSSAQWFTSKSVKKTPPSAVTSIIDGLKRLYSEKLKPLEATYRFNDFVSPFLTNSDFDAKPMVMLLGQYSTGKTTFIKHLLRCNYPGAHIGPEPTTDRFVVVMSGPDERTIPGNTIAVHADLPFSGLTTFGGAFLSKFECSQMSHPLLDQVTFVDTPGVLSGEKQRTQRTYDFTGVISWFAAKCDLILLLFDPHKLDISDEFKRVIASLRGNDDKIRVVLNKADQVDTQQLMRVYGALMWSLGKVLNTPEVVRVYIGSFNDKPINGEVVGPIGQELFEKEQDDLLMDLIDIPKKACDRQINEFVKRARAAKIHAYIISHLKKEMPTMMGKAKAQQRLIDNLEDEFAKVQREFHLPGGDFPNVEHFREVLNSYNIDKFEKLKPKMIQVVDDMLAYEIPELLKNFRNPYE, encoded by the exons ATGGAGATAGCGCCATCTCCCATTACCTTCTGCTCAAAAGAGCACCAAAAGATCTACCGTGAATGGTTCGATATCGCTGATTCAG atGGAGATGGCCGTATCACTGGAAACGATGCTACAAAGTTCTTAGGTCTTTCAAAACTTTCTCGGCAAGAACTCAAGCag ATTTGGGCGCTTGCAGATTCAAAGCGACAAGGATTTTTAGATTTGGCAGAATTTGTTACTGCCATGAAG CTTGTATCTCTGGCGCAAGCGGGACGTGAAATAACTTCTGATATACTTAAAAGTGGAG GCCTGATGGAGAATACTGAACCTCCATCGATGGAAGGTTTGGAAACCTTTGTAGCT AAAAATAAAGGTTTGAAAATGGATAGCAAGCCTGCTGTGAATG GGTCTGCCTCTGTCCAGtcacaaattttatcatcTGCTCAATGGTTTACATCAAAATCAGTAAAGAAG ACACCTCCAAGTGCAGTTACATCAATCATTGATGGATTGAAGAGATTGTACAGTGAGAAACTAAAGCCATTGGAAGCTACCTATCGTTTTAATGATTTTGTCTCTCCTTTTCTG ACCAATAGTGATTTTGATGCTAAACCTATGGTAATGCTTTTGGGTCAATATTCAACTGGAAAAACAACATTTATAAAGCATTTGCTGAGATGTAACTATCCAG GAGCTCACATTGGACCAGAGCCTACAACAGATAGATTCGTTGTTGTTATG TCTGGACCTGATGAAAGAACCATACCTGGGAATACAATTGCTGTTCATGCTGATCTGCCATTCAGTGGGTTGACAACTTTTGGAGGggcatttttatcaaaattcgAGTGTTCTCAAATGTCACATCCA CTACTAGATCAAGTTACATTTGTGGACACTCCTGGGGTTCTATCAGGCGAAAAACAGCGAACACAACGGACTTATGATTTCACTGGTGTTATATCATGGTTTGCAGCAAAATGTGATCtcattcttcttttgtttgatcCTCATAAACTCGACATCAGCGATGAATTCAAGCGTGTCATTGCATCTTTACGGGGTAATGATGACAAGATACGTGTTGTTCTTAATAAAGCTGACCAAGTTGATACTCAACAA CTGATGAGAGTTTATGGAGCACTGATGTGGTCTCTTGGAAAGGTCCTGAACACTCCTGAGGTTGTACGCGTTTATATTGG CTCTTTTAATGACAAACCTATTAATGGAGAGGTTGTTGGTCCAATAGGGCAAGAGCTTTTCGAGAAAGAACAAGATGACCTCCTAATGGATTTGATTGATATTCCAAAGAAAGCCTGTGATCGACAA ATCAATGAATTTGTGAAGCGAGCTAGGGCTGCTAAAATCCATGCATATATTATCAGCCATCTCAAGAAGGAGATGCCAACCATGATGGGAAAAGCTAAGGCTCAACAACGCCTAATTGATAATCTTGAAGACGAATTTGCAAAG GTTCAAAGGGAATTCCATCTACCAGGAGGAGATTTCCCAAATGTGGAGCACTTCCGTGAGGTCTTAAACAGTTACAACAttgacaaatttgaaaaactgAAACCAAAGATGATTCAGGTTGTTGACGACATGCTTGCTTATGAAATCCCAGAGTTATTGAAGAACTTCAGAAACCCCTATGAATAG